The Luteimonas sp. YGD11-2 genome has a window encoding:
- the xth gene encoding exodeoxyribonuclease III — translation MKIASWNVNSLNVRMPHLVRWLEDARPDVVGLQETKLEDPRFPLDELQALGYASVFHGQKTYNGVALLSRNAAIGQVQMGIPGFEDDQRRVIAATIGDVRVINLYVVNGQSVGSEKYLYKLRWLDAVRDWIAGEMRAHPRLVVMGDFNIAPDARDVHDPEVWHDAHILTSAAERAALQRLLALGLHDAFRLHHDEAGIFSWWDYRQAAFRRGMGLRIDLTLVSDGLRASAVASGIDREPRTWERPSDHAPVWVQLTPAMAPRG, via the coding sequence GTGAAGATCGCCAGCTGGAACGTCAATTCGCTCAACGTGCGCATGCCGCACCTGGTGCGCTGGCTGGAGGATGCGCGGCCCGATGTCGTCGGCCTGCAGGAAACCAAGCTCGAGGATCCGCGCTTTCCGCTCGACGAGCTGCAGGCGCTGGGCTATGCCAGCGTGTTCCACGGGCAGAAGACCTACAACGGCGTTGCGCTGCTGAGCCGTAACGCTGCGATCGGCCAGGTGCAGATGGGCATCCCCGGCTTCGAGGACGACCAGCGGCGGGTGATCGCCGCCACCATCGGCGACGTGCGGGTGATCAACCTCTACGTGGTCAACGGCCAGTCTGTGGGCAGCGAGAAGTACCTCTACAAGCTGCGCTGGCTGGACGCGGTACGCGACTGGATCGCCGGGGAGATGCGTGCGCATCCGCGGCTGGTGGTGATGGGCGACTTCAACATCGCCCCCGACGCGCGCGACGTGCACGACCCGGAGGTCTGGCATGACGCCCACATCCTCACTTCGGCCGCCGAACGCGCCGCGCTGCAGCGTCTGCTTGCCCTCGGCCTGCACGATGCCTTCCGCCTGCACCATGACGAGGCCGGCATCTTCAGCTGGTGGGACTACCGCCAGGCGGCGTTCCGCCGTGGCATGGGCCTGCGCATCGACCTCACCCTGGTGTCCGACGGCCTGCGCGCGTCGGCAGTCGCCTCCGGCATCGATCGCGAACCGCGCACCTGGGAGCGCCCGAGCGACCACGCGCCAGTGTGGGTGCAACTGACGCCCGCGATGGCTCCACGCGGGTAA
- a CDS encoding GlsB/YeaQ/YmgE family stress response membrane protein produces the protein MGIIIWLIVGGIVGWLASLVMRTDGQQGIILNIVVGIIGAFIGGLLIGPMLGAPSINSGELSVMSFVVSLIGAIILLAIVNLFRRGRVR, from the coding sequence ATGGGAATCATCATCTGGTTGATCGTCGGCGGCATCGTGGGTTGGCTCGCCAGCCTGGTCATGCGCACCGATGGCCAGCAGGGAATCATCCTCAACATCGTCGTCGGCATCATCGGCGCTTTCATCGGCGGTCTGCTGATCGGCCCGATGCTGGGCGCGCCGTCGATCAACAGCGGCGAGCTGAGCGTCATGAGCTTCGTCGTCTCGCTGATCGGCGCGATCATCCTGCTGGCGATCGTGAACCTGTTCCGCCGCGGCCGCGTGCGCTGA
- the hemB gene encoding porphobilinogen synthase produces MNRLPHRPRRMRRDDFSRRLMREHVLTANDLIWPVFVHEPAGRVEVPSMPGVERVSIDELLRLAEEACELRIPALALFPVTAPEAKSLDAAAAFDPDGLVQRAVRALKARFPELGVITDVALDPYTAHGQDGLLDDRGYVLNDATVEVLVRQALSHAEAGADVVAPSDMMDGRIGAIRDALEDAGLIHTRILAYAAKYASAFYGPFRDAVGSATALGKADKTTYQMDPANGDEALREVQHDLDEGADMVMVKPGLPYLDVVRRVKDAFGVPTFAYQVSGEYAMLKAAAGHGWLDERACALEALLAFKRAGADGVLTYYAPQAARWLREG; encoded by the coding sequence ATGAATCGCCTTCCCCACCGCCCGCGGCGCATGCGCCGCGACGATTTCTCGCGCCGGCTGATGCGCGAGCACGTGCTCACCGCCAATGACCTGATCTGGCCGGTGTTCGTCCATGAACCCGCCGGCCGCGTCGAGGTGCCCTCGATGCCCGGCGTCGAGCGGGTGTCGATCGACGAACTGCTGCGCCTGGCCGAAGAGGCCTGCGAACTGCGCATCCCGGCGCTGGCGCTGTTTCCGGTGACCGCACCGGAGGCGAAGTCGCTCGATGCCGCGGCGGCGTTCGATCCCGATGGCCTGGTGCAACGCGCGGTGCGTGCGCTGAAGGCGCGTTTTCCGGAACTGGGGGTCATCACCGACGTCGCCCTCGATCCGTATACCGCGCACGGACAGGACGGCCTGCTCGACGACCGCGGCTACGTGCTGAACGACGCCACCGTCGAGGTGCTGGTGAGGCAGGCGCTGTCGCATGCCGAGGCCGGCGCCGACGTGGTCGCGCCCAGCGACATGATGGACGGGCGCATCGGTGCGATCCGCGATGCGCTGGAGGATGCCGGCCTCATCCACACCCGCATCCTCGCGTATGCGGCGAAGTACGCCTCGGCGTTCTACGGCCCGTTCCGCGATGCGGTGGGTTCCGCCACCGCGCTCGGCAAGGCCGACAAGACCACCTACCAGATGGATCCGGCCAACGGCGACGAGGCCCTGCGCGAGGTGCAGCACGATCTCGACGAGGGCGCCGACATGGTCATGGTCAAGCCGGGCCTGCCCTATCTCGACGTGGTGCGGCGGGTGAAGGACGCCTTCGGCGTGCCGACCTTCGCCTACCAGGTCAGCGGCGAGTACGCGATGCTCAAGGCCGCCGCCGGCCACGGCTGGCTCGACGAACGCGCCTGCGCGCTGGAAGCCCTGCTCGCCTTCAAGCGTGCCGGCGCCGATGGCGTGCTGACCTACTACGCCCCCCAGGCCGCGCGCTGGCTGCGCGAGGGCTGA
- a CDS encoding FAD-binding oxidoreductase, translating to MTDPRLETLRQALPALRLSVEPSDLEHYGRDWTRRWTPAPLAIAWPADIAEVQALLRWAHDQRVAIVPSGGRTGLSGGAVAANGELVVSLERMNRVLGFDPVDRTLTVQPGIALQAVHEAAAAHGLQYPVDFGARGSCTIGGNIATNAGGIRVIRYGNTREWIAGLTLVTGTGALIDLNRGLVKNSSGYDLRHLAIGAEGTLGIVVEATLRLTDPAPPAQTLLLALPSFEVLMQVFAAFRARVRLQAFEFFTANGLAHVVHQGGVDPFDARHPYYVVAEFDAADDVQQAAGLAAFEACAEAGWVLDGVIAQSQAQAQQLWRLREGITEAVARYRPYKNDVSVRVGAMAAFLARAQALLGEAYPDFEVVWFGHIGDGNLHINVLQPDGSDDADFLRQCGQVTELLAALLEEHGGSISAEHGIGLVKKPWLDSTRSADEIALMRGIRAVFDPAGILNPGKLFD from the coding sequence ATGACCGACCCGCGACTCGAGACCCTGCGCCAGGCGCTGCCCGCGTTGCGCCTGTCGGTGGAGCCGTCCGACCTCGAACACTACGGGCGCGACTGGACCCGGCGCTGGACGCCGGCGCCGCTGGCGATCGCCTGGCCGGCGGACATCGCCGAAGTCCAGGCGCTGCTGCGCTGGGCACACGACCAGCGGGTGGCGATCGTGCCGTCGGGCGGACGCACCGGCCTGTCCGGCGGTGCGGTGGCGGCCAACGGCGAACTGGTGGTGAGCCTGGAACGGATGAACCGCGTGCTCGGCTTCGATCCGGTCGACCGCACGCTCACCGTGCAGCCCGGCATCGCGCTGCAGGCGGTGCACGAGGCGGCCGCGGCGCACGGGCTGCAGTACCCGGTGGATTTCGGTGCACGCGGCTCGTGCACGATCGGCGGCAATATCGCCACCAACGCCGGCGGCATCCGTGTCATCCGCTACGGCAACACCCGCGAGTGGATCGCCGGGCTGACGCTGGTCACCGGCACCGGTGCGCTCATCGACCTCAACCGCGGGCTGGTCAAGAACTCCAGCGGCTACGACCTGCGGCATCTCGCGATCGGTGCGGAAGGCACGCTCGGCATCGTGGTGGAGGCCACGCTCAGGCTCACCGATCCGGCGCCGCCGGCACAGACGCTGCTGCTGGCGTTGCCCTCGTTCGAGGTACTGATGCAGGTGTTCGCCGCGTTCCGTGCGCGCGTGCGGCTGCAGGCATTCGAGTTCTTCACCGCCAACGGGCTGGCGCACGTGGTCCACCAGGGTGGCGTCGACCCGTTCGATGCCCGGCATCCGTACTACGTGGTCGCCGAATTCGATGCCGCCGATGATGTGCAGCAGGCGGCCGGCCTGGCCGCGTTCGAGGCCTGCGCGGAGGCCGGCTGGGTGCTCGACGGCGTCATCGCGCAATCGCAGGCGCAGGCGCAGCAGCTGTGGCGCCTGCGCGAAGGCATCACCGAGGCGGTGGCGCGCTACCGGCCCTACAAGAACGATGTCTCGGTGCGTGTCGGCGCGATGGCCGCCTTCCTGGCACGCGCGCAGGCGCTGCTGGGCGAGGCGTATCCGGATTTCGAGGTCGTCTGGTTCGGCCATATCGGCGACGGCAACCTGCACATCAACGTGTTGCAGCCCGATGGCAGCGACGATGCCGACTTCCTGCGCCAGTGCGGCCAGGTGACCGAACTGCTGGCCGCGCTGCTGGAGGAGCACGGCGGCAGCATCTCCGCCGAGCACGGCATCGGCCTGGTCAAGAAGCCATGGCTCGACAGCACCCGCAGCGCCGACGAGATCGCGCTGATGCGCGGCATCCGCGCGGTGTTCGACCCGGCAGGCATCCTCAACCCCGGCAAGCTGTTCGACTGA
- a CDS encoding gamma carbonic anhydrase family protein produces MHLRPYRDRHPRLGARVYVDPAATVIGDVELGDDVSVWPGTVIRGDVNFVRIGARTSVQDGSVIHVSHDGPHAKLGGFATVIGEDVTIGHKAIIHACTIGNASLIGMGAILLDGVRVGDHAMIGAGALVPPGKVVGDGELWVGNPARPVRTLTDAQIEGLRYSAAHYVRLKDEYLQAAAR; encoded by the coding sequence ATGCATCTGCGTCCCTACCGCGACCGCCATCCACGCCTCGGTGCGCGCGTATACGTCGATCCCGCCGCCACCGTCATCGGCGATGTCGAGCTCGGCGACGACGTCTCGGTGTGGCCGGGCACGGTGATCCGCGGCGACGTCAACTTCGTGCGCATCGGCGCGCGCACCAGCGTGCAGGACGGCAGCGTCATCCACGTCAGCCACGACGGTCCGCACGCGAAGCTTGGCGGTTTCGCGACCGTGATCGGAGAGGACGTCACCATCGGCCACAAGGCGATCATCCATGCCTGCACGATCGGCAATGCCTCGCTGATCGGCATGGGCGCGATCCTGCTCGACGGCGTGCGCGTGGGCGACCACGCGATGATCGGCGCCGGCGCGCTGGTGCCGCCCGGCAAGGTGGTGGGTGATGGCGAGCTCTGGGTCGGCAACCCCGCGCGCCCGGTGCGCACGCTCACCGACGCGCAGATCGAAGGCCTGCGCTACAGCGCCGCGCACTATGTGCGGCTGAAGGACGAGTACCTGCAGGCCGCGGCTCGCTGA
- a CDS encoding 4'-phosphopantetheinyl transferase superfamily protein, whose translation MATAPAARQPDAPLAAGALRLGAIDCAWRPYARGERAEPHVRAWLAGLLPDGVPALQRDAHGRPRWPEAVGAEVSWSHSGGGLLMALAHGLRVGCDLEWMRPRLHSLELAQRFFHPREAAWLEALPALLRERVFVRLWCAKEAVLKAHGRGIAFGLHRLEFAERGDALALVDCDAALGQPQDWSLHAFEPAPGYLATLAWSPLPTARTHLQ comes from the coding sequence ATGGCCACAGCACCCGCCGCCCGCCAACCCGACGCACCGCTGGCCGCCGGAGCCCTGCGGCTGGGTGCGATCGACTGTGCGTGGCGCCCGTATGCCCGGGGCGAGCGCGCCGAGCCACACGTGCGTGCCTGGCTCGCCGGCCTGCTGCCCGATGGCGTGCCCGCGCTCCAACGCGACGCCCACGGCCGCCCGCGCTGGCCCGAGGCCGTGGGCGCCGAGGTCAGCTGGAGCCACAGCGGCGGCGGCTTGCTGATGGCGCTGGCGCACGGCCTGCGCGTGGGCTGCGACCTCGAGTGGATGCGACCCCGGCTGCATTCGCTGGAGCTGGCGCAGCGCTTCTTCCATCCGCGCGAGGCGGCGTGGCTCGAAGCGCTGCCCGCCTTATTGCGCGAGCGGGTGTTCGTGCGCCTGTGGTGCGCCAAGGAAGCAGTGCTGAAGGCGCATGGCCGCGGCATCGCCTTCGGCCTGCACCGGCTGGAATTCGCCGAGCGCGGCGACGCGCTGGCGCTGGTCGACTGCGATGCCGCCCTCGGGCAGCCACAGGACTGGTCGCTGCACGCGTTCGAGCCGGCGCCCGGCTACCTCGCCACGCTGGCGTGGTCGCCGCTGCCGACGGCACGCACCCACCTACAATAG
- a CDS encoding pteridine-dependent deoxygenase produces the protein MLAAFVFGHRTPAGTDPRVLRVPLAPFGDSPAEVWRVAGPVRHGDDGGIRWAADEHLAFGVIEVAEGDDGIEAAARRAYAAMVAHVGASAMPHLLRIWNYFDAITLGEGDAERYRRFCVGRAEGLGAFDLGRLPAATAIGRCDGERVLQVYWLSAREPGIPVENPRQVSAYRYPRQYGPQPPSFARAMLPADGHVMPLLLSGTAAVVGHASQHDGELLAQIEETFANFDALLDNARRHRPGLPAAFGPGTRLKVYVRDRADLPLVADALQQRFGDRVPRVILHAAVCRRELAVEIDGVHG, from the coding sequence GTGCTGGCGGCATTCGTGTTCGGCCACCGGACCCCGGCCGGCACCGACCCGCGCGTGCTGCGGGTGCCACTGGCGCCGTTCGGCGACAGCCCGGCCGAGGTCTGGCGCGTGGCCGGCCCGGTGCGGCACGGCGATGACGGCGGGATCCGCTGGGCGGCCGACGAGCACCTCGCCTTCGGGGTGATCGAGGTCGCCGAAGGCGACGACGGCATCGAGGCCGCGGCGCGGCGCGCGTATGCGGCGATGGTCGCGCATGTCGGCGCCAGCGCGATGCCGCACCTGCTGCGGATCTGGAACTACTTCGACGCGATCACCCTGGGCGAAGGCGATGCCGAGCGCTACCGGCGCTTCTGCGTGGGCCGCGCCGAAGGCCTCGGTGCGTTCGACCTCGGACGCCTGCCGGCCGCCACCGCGATCGGCCGCTGCGATGGCGAGCGCGTGCTGCAGGTCTACTGGCTGAGCGCGCGCGAGCCGGGGATCCCGGTGGAGAACCCGCGCCAGGTCAGCGCCTACCGCTACCCGCGCCAGTACGGGCCGCAGCCGCCGAGTTTTGCGCGCGCGATGCTGCCGGCCGACGGCCATGTGATGCCACTGCTGCTGTCGGGCACCGCGGCGGTGGTGGGGCATGCCTCGCAGCACGATGGCGAGCTGCTGGCGCAGATCGAGGAAACATTCGCCAACTTCGACGCCCTGCTCGACAACGCCCGCCGGCACCGGCCCGGGCTGCCGGCGGCATTCGGGCCCGGCACCCGGCTCAAGGTGTACGTGCGCGACCGTGCCGACCTGCCGCTGGTGGCCGACGCCCTGCAGCAGCGCTTCGGCGACCGCGTGCCGCGGGTGATCCTGCATGCGGCGGTGTGCCGGCGCGAGCTGGCGGTGGAAATCGACGGCGTGCACGGCTGA
- the aroE gene encoding shikimate dehydrogenase — protein sequence MSPADADAYPGPRYAVFGQPVAHSLSPTIHAAFGRALSIPLRYEAIEAAPDAFADTLAAFAAAGGRGGNVTLPLKERAATLCASLGESARRAGAVNTLVRTPEGWHGENTDGRGLVRDLTDRAGLDLRARRTLLIGAGGAARGVAPALLDAGIGDLYVVNRTGSRADALADALGQPGRVHPRYLDDAGGLGEFELVINATSAGRGSGLPVLPRSVLANRAVAVDLNYGEVAVPFLSWARAAGAHDVVDGLGMLVEQAAEGFALWHGVRPETDEVYRQLRSRNALLVTAD from the coding sequence ATGAGCCCCGCCGACGCAGACGCCTATCCCGGCCCGCGCTATGCCGTGTTCGGCCAGCCGGTCGCCCACTCGCTGTCGCCCACCATCCACGCCGCCTTCGGCCGCGCGCTGTCGATCCCGCTGCGCTACGAGGCCATCGAGGCCGCGCCCGACGCATTCGCCGACACCCTGGCAGCGTTCGCCGCCGCCGGTGGCCGCGGCGGCAACGTCACCCTGCCGCTGAAGGAACGCGCCGCCACGCTGTGCGCAAGCCTCGGCGAAAGCGCCCGGCGCGCCGGCGCGGTCAACACGCTGGTGCGAACGCCGGAAGGCTGGCATGGCGAGAACACCGACGGTCGCGGCCTGGTGCGCGACCTCACCGACCGCGCCGGGCTCGACCTGCGCGCGCGTCGCACCCTGCTGATCGGCGCCGGCGGCGCGGCACGCGGCGTCGCGCCGGCACTGCTGGATGCGGGCATCGGCGACCTCTATGTCGTCAACCGCACCGGCAGCCGCGCCGATGCGCTGGCCGATGCGCTGGGCCAGCCCGGCCGCGTGCATCCGCGCTATCTCGACGATGCCGGCGGGCTCGGCGAATTCGAGCTCGTCATCAATGCCACCTCCGCCGGCCGCGGCAGTGGCCTGCCGGTGCTGCCGCGCAGCGTGCTCGCCAACCGCGCGGTGGCGGTTGACCTCAACTACGGCGAGGTCGCGGTGCCATTCCTGTCATGGGCGCGTGCCGCCGGTGCGCACGACGTGGTCGACGGGTTGGGCATGCTGGTGGAACAGGCTGCCGAGGGCTTCGCGCTGTGGCATGGCGTGCGCCCGGAGACCGACGAGGTCTACCGACAGCTGCGCTCGCGCAACGCGCTGCTGGTCACCGCGGACTGA
- a CDS encoding NAD(P)/FAD-dependent oxidoreductase, which yields MTDPNRNETAAPALLETDVLVIGGGPAGSTVSTLLARRGWRVTMLEKDAHPRFHIGESLLPMNIPILERLGVLEQVRAIGVLKTGADFPVGGDPKRINMFRFTRALEPKADYAFQVTRSEFDQLLFEHARSNGVDAREQVKVDALEHDASGRPTHALARDAAGNTLRIGFRYLVDASGRDTFLGNRLKLKQRNRRHQSAALFSHFRGVERRPGEDAGNITIDRFEHGWYWLIPLRDDVMSVGAVCSPAYLKQRRGDNAGFLMQTLALRPSVMARMRGAERVAPVHATGNYSYCCTRMHGPGWLMLGDAYAFIDPIFSSGVFLAMDAGERGAEVVDGALREPTREAALQKAMARRTDRGLRHFSWFIHRFTTPVMQRLFATPRNDFQIEQAVISMLAGDVFDNRPVRLRLYLFRLLYLANALAIAPQALRGWRQRRRRGEVFTGDTLQEGNP from the coding sequence ATGACAGACCCCAACAGGAACGAAACCGCGGCACCGGCACTGCTGGAGACCGATGTGCTGGTGATCGGCGGCGGACCTGCCGGCAGTACCGTGTCGACCCTGCTCGCGCGCCGCGGCTGGCGGGTGACGATGCTGGAAAAGGACGCCCACCCGCGCTTCCACATCGGCGAGTCGCTGCTGCCGATGAACATCCCGATCCTCGAGCGCCTCGGCGTGCTCGAACAGGTGCGCGCGATCGGCGTGCTCAAGACCGGTGCGGATTTCCCGGTTGGTGGTGATCCGAAGCGCATCAACATGTTCCGCTTCACCCGCGCGCTCGAACCCAAGGCCGACTACGCCTTCCAGGTCACCCGCTCGGAATTCGACCAGCTGCTGTTCGAGCACGCGCGTTCCAACGGCGTCGACGCGCGCGAGCAGGTGAAGGTGGACGCGCTGGAACACGACGCGAGCGGGCGGCCAACGCATGCGCTGGCACGCGATGCCGCCGGCAACACGCTGCGCATCGGTTTCCGCTACCTCGTCGATGCCAGCGGCCGCGACACCTTCCTCGGCAACCGGCTCAAGCTCAAGCAACGCAACCGCAGGCACCAGTCGGCGGCACTGTTCAGCCACTTCCGCGGCGTCGAGCGGCGCCCGGGCGAGGATGCCGGCAACATCACCATCGACCGGTTCGAACACGGTTGGTACTGGTTGATCCCGCTGCGCGACGACGTCATGAGCGTGGGTGCGGTGTGCTCGCCGGCGTATCTCAAGCAGCGCCGTGGCGACAACGCCGGTTTCCTGATGCAGACGCTGGCACTGCGCCCGTCGGTGATGGCGCGCATGCGCGGTGCCGAACGCGTGGCGCCGGTTCACGCCACCGGCAACTATTCCTACTGCTGCACGCGCATGCACGGGCCCGGCTGGCTGATGCTCGGCGACGCCTACGCGTTCATCGACCCGATCTTCTCCTCCGGCGTGTTCCTGGCGATGGACGCCGGCGAGCGTGGCGCCGAAGTGGTCGACGGCGCGCTGCGTGAGCCGACGCGCGAGGCGGCGCTGCAGAAGGCGATGGCGCGCCGTACCGATCGCGGACTGCGGCATTTCTCGTGGTTCATCCACCGCTTCACCACGCCGGTGATGCAACGGCTGTTCGCCACCCCGCGCAATGATTTCCAGATCGAACAGGCGGTGATCTCGATGCTGGCCGGCGACGTGTTCGACAACCGCCCGGTGCGCCTGCGCCTGTACCTGTTCCGGCTGCTGTATCTCGCCAATGCGCTGGCGATCGCGCCGCAGGCGCTGCGCGGCTGGCGCCAGCGCCGCCGTCGCGGCGAGGTGTTCACCGGCGACACCCTGCAGGAGGGCAACCCGTGA
- the serA gene encoding phosphoglycerate dehydrogenase — MADDRKTSFPRQDIRVLLLEGISPTAVDAFRAAGYTHIEQHDTSLAGDALKRAIADAHVVGIRSRTQLDADVLAHARRLIAVGCFCIGTNQVDLEAAELAGVPVFNAPYSNTRSVAELVIAETILLLRGIPRRNAECHRGGWSKTAAGSHEARGKTLGIVGYGHIGTQVGVLAEGLGMRVLFHDIETKLALGNARAALDLHDLLARSDVVTLHVPETPSTQRMIGSAQLAAMKPGAHLVNASRGTVVDIDALADALRTGHTGGAAVDVFPVEPKGATEPFESPLRGIDNVILTPHVGGSTLEAQDNIGLEVAAKLIRYSDNGSTLSAVNFPEVALPGHEGSRRLLHIHRNMPGVLSQANDVFRERGINIDGQYLRTDSLVGYVVIDVTASESQAAELRSALAAIPGTLRTRVLY; from the coding sequence ATGGCAGACGACCGCAAGACCTCGTTCCCGCGCCAGGACATCCGCGTACTGCTGCTGGAAGGCATCAGCCCGACCGCGGTGGACGCCTTCCGCGCAGCGGGCTACACCCACATCGAGCAGCACGACACCTCGCTGGCCGGTGACGCGCTGAAACGCGCGATCGCCGACGCCCACGTGGTCGGCATCCGCTCGCGCACGCAGCTCGATGCCGACGTGCTTGCGCACGCGCGCCGGCTGATCGCGGTCGGCTGCTTCTGCATCGGCACCAACCAGGTCGACCTCGAAGCCGCGGAACTCGCCGGCGTGCCGGTGTTCAACGCACCGTATTCCAATACCCGCAGCGTCGCCGAGCTGGTGATCGCCGAGACCATCCTGCTGTTGCGCGGCATCCCGCGCCGCAACGCCGAATGCCATCGCGGCGGCTGGTCGAAGACCGCCGCCGGCAGCCACGAGGCGCGTGGCAAGACCCTCGGCATCGTCGGCTACGGGCATATCGGTACCCAGGTCGGCGTGCTTGCCGAAGGCCTCGGGATGCGGGTGCTGTTCCACGACATCGAAACCAAACTCGCACTGGGCAATGCACGGGCGGCGCTGGATCTGCATGACCTGCTGGCGCGCAGCGACGTGGTGACCCTGCATGTGCCGGAAACCCCCAGCACCCAGCGCATGATCGGTAGCGCGCAGCTGGCGGCGATGAAGCCAGGCGCGCATCTGGTCAATGCCTCGCGTGGCACCGTGGTCGATATCGATGCGCTGGCGGATGCATTGCGCACCGGGCATACCGGCGGCGCTGCGGTGGACGTGTTCCCGGTGGAACCCAAGGGCGCGACGGAACCGTTCGAGTCGCCGCTGCGCGGCATCGACAACGTGATCCTGACCCCGCACGTCGGCGGCAGCACGCTGGAGGCTCAGGACAATATCGGCCTGGAGGTTGCCGCCAAGCTGATCCGCTACAGCGACAACGGCTCCACGCTGTCGGCGGTGAATTTCCCGGAGGTCGCGCTGCCAGGCCACGAGGGCTCGCGACGGCTGCTGCATATCCACCGCAACATGCCCGGGGTGCTGTCGCAGGCCAACGATGTCTTCCGCGAACGCGGCATCAACATCGACGGCCAGTACCTGCGCACCGACAGTCTGGTCGGCTACGTGGTGATCGACGTGACCGCCAGCGAGTCGCAGGCGGCCGAACTGCGCAGCGCGCTGGCGGCGATCCCCGGCACCCTGCGCACGCGGGTGCTGTACTAG
- a CDS encoding YkgJ family cysteine cluster protein — MHCRDHCGACCIAPSISSPIPGMPHGKPAGVACIQLDEQLRCRLFGDPRRPAVCGSLRPSDSMCGGGRMQALEMLRELEVATAP, encoded by the coding sequence ATGCACTGTCGCGACCACTGCGGCGCCTGCTGCATCGCCCCGTCGATCAGCTCGCCGATTCCCGGCATGCCGCACGGCAAGCCCGCAGGCGTCGCCTGCATCCAGCTCGACGAACAGCTGCGCTGCCGGCTGTTCGGCGACCCGCGCCGACCGGCAGTGTGCGGCTCGCTACGGCCAAGCGATTCGATGTGCGGCGGCGGCCGCATGCAGGCGCTGGAAATGCTGCGCGAACTGGAAGTGGCGACCGCACCCTAG
- a CDS encoding AMP-binding protein, whose amino-acid sequence MSAIIDSPACADRRDLPLATGDAGRTIAVVAGERISLGRFLAEVRGLAARLPDRRHAVNLCEDRYRFLVAFCAVAARGQTTLLPPSRTRAAIDDVRAQHPDSYCLGDVDPCGCDALAPLPHFVPIPAQLPQAPGGVPRVDSGHVVAIGYTSGSTGAPKANPKRWRDFADGVQQNLAALAGLYNEDAPSIVATVPPQHMYGVEMSVLLPLLGNAAVHSGRPFFPDDIAAALRAIDAPRLLVTTPVHLRALVESGVELPRLAGIVSATAPLPQALAAAAEQRFGGEVRELFGSTETCIIARRRTAIDDAWTPLPGVRLQPQPDGTAVEAAHLPAPVVLADLVQLLPDGRFLLRGRQADLLEIAGKRASLGDLTARLLAVPGVVDGAMVQLDDADAGGVRRIAALVVAPTLDEAAIHAALRASIDPVFLPRRLRRVDALPRNETGKLPRDIVLALLR is encoded by the coding sequence ATGTCCGCCATCATCGACAGCCCCGCCTGCGCCGACCGGCGCGATCTGCCACTTGCCACCGGCGATGCCGGGCGCACCATCGCCGTCGTCGCCGGGGAGCGCATCAGCCTCGGGCGTTTCCTTGCCGAAGTGCGCGGCCTGGCCGCACGCCTGCCGGACCGGCGCCACGCGGTGAACCTGTGCGAGGACCGCTACCGCTTCCTGGTCGCCTTCTGCGCGGTGGCCGCGCGCGGGCAGACCACCCTGCTGCCGCCGTCGCGCACCCGCGCCGCGATCGACGACGTGCGCGCCCAGCATCCCGACAGCTACTGCCTCGGTGATGTCGACCCCTGCGGTTGCGATGCGCTGGCGCCGTTGCCGCATTTCGTGCCGATCCCGGCACAGCTTCCGCAGGCGCCCGGTGGGGTGCCACGGGTCGACAGCGGGCATGTGGTCGCGATCGGCTACACCTCCGGCAGCACCGGCGCGCCGAAGGCCAATCCCAAGCGCTGGCGTGACTTCGCCGATGGCGTGCAGCAGAACCTCGCCGCGCTCGCCGGGCTGTACAACGAAGACGCACCGTCGATCGTGGCCACGGTGCCACCGCAGCACATGTACGGCGTGGAGATGTCGGTGCTGCTGCCGCTGCTGGGCAATGCCGCGGTGCACAGCGGCCGGCCGTTCTTCCCCGACGACATCGCCGCCGCGCTCCGCGCCATCGACGCGCCGAGGCTGCTGGTGACCACGCCGGTGCACCTGCGCGCGCTGGTGGAATCGGGTGTGGAACTGCCGCGTCTGGCCGGCATCGTCAGCGCCACCGCGCCACTGCCGCAGGCGCTGGCTGCCGCGGCCGAACAGCGCTTCGGCGGGGAAGTGCGCGAACTGTTCGGCTCCACCGAGACCTGCATCATCGCGCGCCGCCGCACCGCCATCGACGATGCCTGGACGCCGCTGCCGGGTGTGCGCCTGCAGCCGCAGCCCGACGGCACCGCGGTGGAGGCCGCGCACCTGCCGGCACCGGTGGTGCTGGCCGACCTCGTGCAGTTGCTGCCCGACGGACGGTTCCTGTTGCGCGGCCGCCAGGCCGACCTGCTGGAGATCGCCGGCAAGCGCGCATCGCTGGGCGACCTGACCGCGCGCCTGCTCGCCGTGCCGGGCGTGGTGGACGGCGCGATGGTGCAGCTCGACGATGCCGATGCCGGTGGGGTGCGCCGGATCGCCGCGCTGGTGGTGGCGCCAACGCTGGACGAAGCGGCGATCCACGCCGCGCTGCGTGCAAGCATCGATCCCGTGTTCCTTCCGCGGCGGCTGCGGCGGGTGGATGCGCTGCCCCGCAACGAGACCGGCAAGCTGCCGCGCGACATCGTGCTGGCGCTGCTGCGCTGA